In Panicum virgatum strain AP13 chromosome 4N, P.virgatum_v5, whole genome shotgun sequence, a single window of DNA contains:
- the LOC120671527 gene encoding uncharacterized protein LOC120671527 isoform X1 — MGDPQPRLPLRSPVEMANDDSGVSLFSLALKVEGFSSTDSSGRKAYTKGRVIKWDVEVGSFSFDLLMNSLRNEFQWSSSQSASVWFYDKRMGEDVKLENDLQMHDIFKMYKDQMQCDFIVGVFDSCHRQAYEFDALEPLCVIPPVYFGDDNPDQIPPNSKDMPAGLGNDVADPIDHNSGEAEFLPIDPDPELEADREPDIFDNSEEYVGVDDEVQFMPVPSPRAANNSAPESSNNAEYPSFHDADEFDGVPNAEGETPPEAEVNDADPEEVQVIHDPENPKIEVGERFPDIVAFRKAVRHYAVLTGFEFDKVITDQTRFIAKCKAEGCPWRIHASRISHGKTIEIKVLPAKHNCPTTKLREGRMATQGWCADRLGDWLKRNPTKGPKDCKEKLEGDYGIKLKYSKAWSGMKVALEQIHGKYEENFQLLFNWKAQIEQSSPGSIVQIECERVQKKQRFRRMIVALRPCIDGFLEGCRPFIGVDASNLYGKYRGQLASATGVDGHNWLYHIAYAIFDKENEDNWVWFMEQLHRAIGNVPNLVICTDACKGLETAVGAVFPNAENRECMRHLYQNFMKQYIGDVFTDHLYPAARNYTTGMFQWHMKKIFEFAPDTIKYLETHHSRIWYRCGFSENSKCDYLTNNVSESFNAQVKKFKGLLLHELVDKLRELIMEKRYLRKKLARQWPEGILPNVMKELNLISNQLKVIKVTVSDDYIAEVTILDHWNKQKRHTVDLQNHKCSCREWQVTGKPCRHALAWILSNRGIKIEDYVHEYYSVARFKKAYEARVEGIPDRSQWPQVDLGFKVHPPLLGKGPGRPKVQRIRGCMEKRTTKKKVKCSRCRALGHFAKTCKEPEVGEDGAKGLSRNKRKKCTEDDAGPSNVKKQKTQQKKKGTPKKKKTPAKKKQKRAEANPPPTVVTSIRKLVFEGQFA; from the exons ATGGGTGATCCGCAGCCGCGCCTTCCGTTGCGCTCTCCGGTGGAGATGGCGAACGACGACAGCGG GGTTTCATTGTTCTCACTAGCTCTTAAAGTTGAAGGATTCAGTTCCACAGACAGTAGTGGTAGAAAAGCATACACAAAAGGACGCGTGATTAAGTGGGATGTTGAAGTAGGTTCTTTTTCTTTCGATTTGCTGATGAATAGCCTGCGCAATGAGTTCCAGTGGTCCAGTAGTCAGTCTGCTAGTGTATGGTTCTATGACAAAAGGATGGGGGAAGATGTCAAGCTAGAGAATGATTTGCAGATGCATGACATTTTCAAAATGTATAAGGATCAGATGCAATGCGACTTTATTGTTGGGGTTTTTGACAGTTGTCATAGACAGGCTTATGAGTTTGATGCTTTAGAGCCACTTTGTGTGATCCCACCTGTTTATTTTGGTGATGATAACCCTGATCAGATCCCACCCAATAGCAAAGACATGCCAGCTGGACTTGGTAATGATGTTGCCGATCCAATTGACCATAATTCTGGGGAGGCAGAATTTTTACCAATAGATCCAGATCCCGAGCTTGAGGCTGACAGGGAGCCTGATATCTTTGACAATAGTGAGGAGTATGTTGGAGTTGATGATGAGGTTCAGTTCATGCCTGTACCATCTCCTCGGGCAGCTAACAATTCAGCCCCAGAATCATCTAACAATGCTGAATATCCTTCTTTTCATGATGCTGATGAATTTGATGGGGTTCCCAATGCTGAAGGAGAAACTCCTCCTGAGGCAGAGGTAAATGATGCAGATCCAGAGGAGGTTCAGGTTATCCATGATCCAGAAAACCCCAAGATAGAAGTGGGAGAAAGGTTTCCTGATATTGTTGCATTTAGGAAGGCAGTTAGGCATTATGCAGTTCTGACAGGGTTTGAGTTTGACAAGGTCATCACAGACCAGACTAGGTTCATTGCCAAGTGTAAAGCTGAAGGATGTCCTTGGCGCATACATGCTTCAAGAATCTCTCATGGCAAGACAATAGAG ATCAAAGTATTGCCTGCAAAGCACAATTGTCCAACTACTAAACTGAGAGAAGGGAGAATGGCAACACAAGGCTGGTGTGCAGATAGGTTGGGGGATTGGCTGAAGAGAAATCCAACTAAAGGTCCAAAGGATTGTAAGGAAAAATTAGAGGGGGATTATGGTATCAAGCTCAAGTACTCCAAAGCATGGTCAGGCATGAAGGTAGCACTAGAGCAGATTCATGGAAAGTATGAGGAGAATTTTCAGCTTCTTTTCAACTGGAAAGCTCAGATTGAGCAGTCATCACCTGGCAGCATAGTGCAGATAGAGTGTGAGAGGGTTCAGAAGAAGCAAAGGTTCAGGAGAATGATTGTAGCTCTTAGACCTTGTATTGATGGATTCCTAGAGGGGTGCAGACCATTTATAGGTGTTGATGCATCCAATTTGTATGGCAAGTACAGAGGACAGTTGGCATCCGCAACTGGTGTAGATGGCCACAATTGGCTGTATCACATTGCATATGCAATTTTTGATAAAGAGAATGAGGACAACTGGGTTTGGTTCATGGAACAGTTGCACAGAGCCATTGGCAATGTTCCAAACCTAGTTATTTGTACAGATGCTTGTAAAGGTCTAGAGACAGCAGTTGGAGCTGTATTCCCTAATGCTGAAAATAGGGAATGCATGAGGCACCTGTACCAGAATTTTATGAAGCAGTACATAGGTGATGTCTTCACTGATCACCTGTATCCAGCTGCTAGGAACTACACAACTGGAATGTTCCAGTGGCACATGAAGAAAATATTTGAGTTTGCACCTGACACAATTAAGTATCTGGAGACACACCACAGTAGAATATGGTATAGATGTGGGTTCTCTGAAAACAGCAAGTGTGATTACTTGACCAATAATGTGTCAGAGAGTTTCAATGCTCAAGTGAAGAAGTTCAAAGGGTTGCTGTTGCATGAACTAGTAGACAAGCTGAGGGAGCTCATAATGGAAAAGAGATACTTGAGAAAGAAACTGGCTAGGCAGTGGCCAGAAGGAATTCTGCCTAATGTCATGAAAGAATTGAATCTGATTAGCAACCAGCTTAAGGTCATAAAAGTTACAGTGAGTGATGATTACATAGCTGAAGTCACCATTTTGGACCATTGGAACAAACAAAAACGGCACACAGTGGACCTGCAGAATCACAAATGCTCTTGCAGGGAGTGGCAAGTTACTGGGAAGCCATGTAGACATGCTTTGGCCTGGATATTGTCTAATAGGGGGATCAAAATTGAAGACTATGTCCATGAGTACTACTCAGTGGCTAGGTTCAAGAAAGCTTATGAAGCCAGAGTTGAGGGAATACCAGATAGGTCCCAGTGGCCTCAAGTGGATCTTGGTTTCAAAGTGCATCCACCATTGTTGGGCAAAGGACCAGGGAGGCCAAAGGTGCAAAGGATTAGAGGGTGCATGGAAAAAAGAACCACAAAGAAAAAGGTTAAATGCAGCAGATGCCGTGCACTaggccattttgcaaaaacttGCAAAGAGCCAGAGGTTGGTGAAGATGGCGCAAAAGGGTTGAGCAGGAATAAAAG GAAGAAGTGCACAGAAGATGATGCTGGCCCCTCCAACGTGAAGAAACAGAAGACTCAACAGAAAAAGAAAGGTACCcccaaaaagaagaagacccctgcaaagaagaagcaaaagagGGCAGAGGCAAACCCACCTCCCACTGTTGTCACCAGCATCCGAAAATTAGTGTTTGAAGGACAGTTTGCATGA
- the LOC120671527 gene encoding uncharacterized protein LOC120671527 isoform X3, translating into MATQGWCADRLGDWLKRNPTKGPKDCKEKLEGDYGIKLKYSKAWSGMKVALEQIHGKYEENFQLLFNWKAQIEQSSPGSIVQIECERVQKKQRFRRMIVALRPCIDGFLEGCRPFIGVDASNLYGKYRGQLASATGVDGHNWLYHIAYAIFDKENEDNWVWFMEQLHRAIGNVPNLVICTDACKGLETAVGAVFPNAENRECMRHLYQNFMKQYIGDVFTDHLYPAARNYTTGMFQWHMKKIFEFAPDTIKYLETHHSRIWYRCGFSENSKCDYLTNNVSESFNAQVKKFKGLLLHELVDKLRELIMEKRYLRKKLARQWPEGILPNVMKELNLISNQLKVIKVTVSDDYIAEVTILDHWNKQKRHTVDLQNHKCSCREWQVTGKPCRHALAWILSNRGIKIEDYVHEYYSVARFKKAYEARVEGIPDRSQWPQVDLGFKVHPPLLGKGPGRPKVQRIRGCMEKRTTKKKVKCSRCRALGHFAKTCKEPEVGEDGAKGLSRNKRKKCTEDDAGPSNVKKQKTQQKKKGTPKKKKTPAKKKQKRAEANPPPTVVTSIRKLVFEGQFA; encoded by the exons ATGGCAACACAAGGCTGGTGTGCAGATAGGTTGGGGGATTGGCTGAAGAGAAATCCAACTAAAGGTCCAAAGGATTGTAAGGAAAAATTAGAGGGGGATTATGGTATCAAGCTCAAGTACTCCAAAGCATGGTCAGGCATGAAGGTAGCACTAGAGCAGATTCATGGAAAGTATGAGGAGAATTTTCAGCTTCTTTTCAACTGGAAAGCTCAGATTGAGCAGTCATCACCTGGCAGCATAGTGCAGATAGAGTGTGAGAGGGTTCAGAAGAAGCAAAGGTTCAGGAGAATGATTGTAGCTCTTAGACCTTGTATTGATGGATTCCTAGAGGGGTGCAGACCATTTATAGGTGTTGATGCATCCAATTTGTATGGCAAGTACAGAGGACAGTTGGCATCCGCAACTGGTGTAGATGGCCACAATTGGCTGTATCACATTGCATATGCAATTTTTGATAAAGAGAATGAGGACAACTGGGTTTGGTTCATGGAACAGTTGCACAGAGCCATTGGCAATGTTCCAAACCTAGTTATTTGTACAGATGCTTGTAAAGGTCTAGAGACAGCAGTTGGAGCTGTATTCCCTAATGCTGAAAATAGGGAATGCATGAGGCACCTGTACCAGAATTTTATGAAGCAGTACATAGGTGATGTCTTCACTGATCACCTGTATCCAGCTGCTAGGAACTACACAACTGGAATGTTCCAGTGGCACATGAAGAAAATATTTGAGTTTGCACCTGACACAATTAAGTATCTGGAGACACACCACAGTAGAATATGGTATAGATGTGGGTTCTCTGAAAACAGCAAGTGTGATTACTTGACCAATAATGTGTCAGAGAGTTTCAATGCTCAAGTGAAGAAGTTCAAAGGGTTGCTGTTGCATGAACTAGTAGACAAGCTGAGGGAGCTCATAATGGAAAAGAGATACTTGAGAAAGAAACTGGCTAGGCAGTGGCCAGAAGGAATTCTGCCTAATGTCATGAAAGAATTGAATCTGATTAGCAACCAGCTTAAGGTCATAAAAGTTACAGTGAGTGATGATTACATAGCTGAAGTCACCATTTTGGACCATTGGAACAAACAAAAACGGCACACAGTGGACCTGCAGAATCACAAATGCTCTTGCAGGGAGTGGCAAGTTACTGGGAAGCCATGTAGACATGCTTTGGCCTGGATATTGTCTAATAGGGGGATCAAAATTGAAGACTATGTCCATGAGTACTACTCAGTGGCTAGGTTCAAGAAAGCTTATGAAGCCAGAGTTGAGGGAATACCAGATAGGTCCCAGTGGCCTCAAGTGGATCTTGGTTTCAAAGTGCATCCACCATTGTTGGGCAAAGGACCAGGGAGGCCAAAGGTGCAAAGGATTAGAGGGTGCATGGAAAAAAGAACCACAAAGAAAAAGGTTAAATGCAGCAGATGCCGTGCACTaggccattttgcaaaaacttGCAAAGAGCCAGAGGTTGGTGAAGATGGCGCAAAAGGGTTGAGCAGGAATAAAAG GAAGAAGTGCACAGAAGATGATGCTGGCCCCTCCAACGTGAAGAAACAGAAGACTCAACAGAAAAAGAAAGGTACCcccaaaaagaagaagacccctgcaaagaagaagcaaaagagGGCAGAGGCAAACCCACCTCCCACTGTTGTCACCAGCATCCGAAAATTAGTGTTTGAAGGACAGTTTGCATGA
- the LOC120671527 gene encoding uncharacterized protein LOC120671527 isoform X2: MNSLRNEFQWSSSQSASVWFYDKRMGEDVKLENDLQMHDIFKMYKDQMQCDFIVGVFDSCHRQAYEFDALEPLCVIPPVYFGDDNPDQIPPNSKDMPAGLGNDVADPIDHNSGEAEFLPIDPDPELEADREPDIFDNSEEYVGVDDEVQFMPVPSPRAANNSAPESSNNAEYPSFHDADEFDGVPNAEGETPPEAEVNDADPEEVQVIHDPENPKIEVGERFPDIVAFRKAVRHYAVLTGFEFDKVITDQTRFIAKCKAEGCPWRIHASRISHGKTIEIKVLPAKHNCPTTKLREGRMATQGWCADRLGDWLKRNPTKGPKDCKEKLEGDYGIKLKYSKAWSGMKVALEQIHGKYEENFQLLFNWKAQIEQSSPGSIVQIECERVQKKQRFRRMIVALRPCIDGFLEGCRPFIGVDASNLYGKYRGQLASATGVDGHNWLYHIAYAIFDKENEDNWVWFMEQLHRAIGNVPNLVICTDACKGLETAVGAVFPNAENRECMRHLYQNFMKQYIGDVFTDHLYPAARNYTTGMFQWHMKKIFEFAPDTIKYLETHHSRIWYRCGFSENSKCDYLTNNVSESFNAQVKKFKGLLLHELVDKLRELIMEKRYLRKKLARQWPEGILPNVMKELNLISNQLKVIKVTVSDDYIAEVTILDHWNKQKRHTVDLQNHKCSCREWQVTGKPCRHALAWILSNRGIKIEDYVHEYYSVARFKKAYEARVEGIPDRSQWPQVDLGFKVHPPLLGKGPGRPKVQRIRGCMEKRTTKKKVKCSRCRALGHFAKTCKEPEVGEDGAKGLSRNKRKKCTEDDAGPSNVKKQKTQQKKKGTPKKKKTPAKKKQKRAEANPPPTVVTSIRKLVFEGQFA, encoded by the exons ATGAATAGCCTGCGCAATGAGTTCCAGTGGTCCAGTAGTCAGTCTGCTAGTGTATGGTTCTATGACAAAAGGATGGGGGAAGATGTCAAGCTAGAGAATGATTTGCAGATGCATGACATTTTCAAAATGTATAAGGATCAGATGCAATGCGACTTTATTGTTGGGGTTTTTGACAGTTGTCATAGACAGGCTTATGAGTTTGATGCTTTAGAGCCACTTTGTGTGATCCCACCTGTTTATTTTGGTGATGATAACCCTGATCAGATCCCACCCAATAGCAAAGACATGCCAGCTGGACTTGGTAATGATGTTGCCGATCCAATTGACCATAATTCTGGGGAGGCAGAATTTTTACCAATAGATCCAGATCCCGAGCTTGAGGCTGACAGGGAGCCTGATATCTTTGACAATAGTGAGGAGTATGTTGGAGTTGATGATGAGGTTCAGTTCATGCCTGTACCATCTCCTCGGGCAGCTAACAATTCAGCCCCAGAATCATCTAACAATGCTGAATATCCTTCTTTTCATGATGCTGATGAATTTGATGGGGTTCCCAATGCTGAAGGAGAAACTCCTCCTGAGGCAGAGGTAAATGATGCAGATCCAGAGGAGGTTCAGGTTATCCATGATCCAGAAAACCCCAAGATAGAAGTGGGAGAAAGGTTTCCTGATATTGTTGCATTTAGGAAGGCAGTTAGGCATTATGCAGTTCTGACAGGGTTTGAGTTTGACAAGGTCATCACAGACCAGACTAGGTTCATTGCCAAGTGTAAAGCTGAAGGATGTCCTTGGCGCATACATGCTTCAAGAATCTCTCATGGCAAGACAATAGAG ATCAAAGTATTGCCTGCAAAGCACAATTGTCCAACTACTAAACTGAGAGAAGGGAGAATGGCAACACAAGGCTGGTGTGCAGATAGGTTGGGGGATTGGCTGAAGAGAAATCCAACTAAAGGTCCAAAGGATTGTAAGGAAAAATTAGAGGGGGATTATGGTATCAAGCTCAAGTACTCCAAAGCATGGTCAGGCATGAAGGTAGCACTAGAGCAGATTCATGGAAAGTATGAGGAGAATTTTCAGCTTCTTTTCAACTGGAAAGCTCAGATTGAGCAGTCATCACCTGGCAGCATAGTGCAGATAGAGTGTGAGAGGGTTCAGAAGAAGCAAAGGTTCAGGAGAATGATTGTAGCTCTTAGACCTTGTATTGATGGATTCCTAGAGGGGTGCAGACCATTTATAGGTGTTGATGCATCCAATTTGTATGGCAAGTACAGAGGACAGTTGGCATCCGCAACTGGTGTAGATGGCCACAATTGGCTGTATCACATTGCATATGCAATTTTTGATAAAGAGAATGAGGACAACTGGGTTTGGTTCATGGAACAGTTGCACAGAGCCATTGGCAATGTTCCAAACCTAGTTATTTGTACAGATGCTTGTAAAGGTCTAGAGACAGCAGTTGGAGCTGTATTCCCTAATGCTGAAAATAGGGAATGCATGAGGCACCTGTACCAGAATTTTATGAAGCAGTACATAGGTGATGTCTTCACTGATCACCTGTATCCAGCTGCTAGGAACTACACAACTGGAATGTTCCAGTGGCACATGAAGAAAATATTTGAGTTTGCACCTGACACAATTAAGTATCTGGAGACACACCACAGTAGAATATGGTATAGATGTGGGTTCTCTGAAAACAGCAAGTGTGATTACTTGACCAATAATGTGTCAGAGAGTTTCAATGCTCAAGTGAAGAAGTTCAAAGGGTTGCTGTTGCATGAACTAGTAGACAAGCTGAGGGAGCTCATAATGGAAAAGAGATACTTGAGAAAGAAACTGGCTAGGCAGTGGCCAGAAGGAATTCTGCCTAATGTCATGAAAGAATTGAATCTGATTAGCAACCAGCTTAAGGTCATAAAAGTTACAGTGAGTGATGATTACATAGCTGAAGTCACCATTTTGGACCATTGGAACAAACAAAAACGGCACACAGTGGACCTGCAGAATCACAAATGCTCTTGCAGGGAGTGGCAAGTTACTGGGAAGCCATGTAGACATGCTTTGGCCTGGATATTGTCTAATAGGGGGATCAAAATTGAAGACTATGTCCATGAGTACTACTCAGTGGCTAGGTTCAAGAAAGCTTATGAAGCCAGAGTTGAGGGAATACCAGATAGGTCCCAGTGGCCTCAAGTGGATCTTGGTTTCAAAGTGCATCCACCATTGTTGGGCAAAGGACCAGGGAGGCCAAAGGTGCAAAGGATTAGAGGGTGCATGGAAAAAAGAACCACAAAGAAAAAGGTTAAATGCAGCAGATGCCGTGCACTaggccattttgcaaaaacttGCAAAGAGCCAGAGGTTGGTGAAGATGGCGCAAAAGGGTTGAGCAGGAATAAAAG GAAGAAGTGCACAGAAGATGATGCTGGCCCCTCCAACGTGAAGAAACAGAAGACTCAACAGAAAAAGAAAGGTACCcccaaaaagaagaagacccctgcaaagaagaagcaaaagagGGCAGAGGCAAACCCACCTCCCACTGTTGTCACCAGCATCCGAAAATTAGTGTTTGAAGGACAGTTTGCATGA